The following is a genomic window from Pseudomonas sp. FP2335.
GGTCGAGGAACTGCGCGACCTGGTCCACGCCGAAGAAGCCGATCTGGTGATCTTCAATCACGTCCTCACGCCCAGTCAGGAACGCAACCTCGAACGTGTCTTCGAGTGTCGCGTGATCGACCGCACCGGCCTGATTCTCGATATTTTCGCCCAACGCGCCCGTACCCATGAAGGCAAGCTCCAGGTTGAACTGGCCCAGCTTGACCACATGAGCACGCGCCTGGTTCGCGGCTGGACTCACCTTGAACGTCAGGGTGGCGGTATCGGCATGCGTGGCCCGGGGGAAACCCAACTGGAAACCGACCGGCGTCTGCTGCGGGTGCGCCTGCGCCAGATCAAGGGCCGGCTGGAAAAAGTGCGCAGCCAGCGCGAGCAATCGCGCCGTGGGCGTTCGCGTGCGGACATACCTACCGTGTCCCTGGTGGGCTACACAAACGCCGGCAAGTCCACGCTGTTCAACAACGTGACCAAATCCGACGTGTACGCGGCCGACCAACTGTTCGCCACTCTCGACCCGACCTTGCGCCGTCTGGATCTCGACGACCTGGGGCCGATTGTCCTGGCGGACACCGTGGGCTTCATTCGTCACTTGCCCCACAAGCTGGTCGAGGCATTTCGGTCTACGCTCGAAGAGTCGAGCAATTCCGATTTGCTGTTGCACGTGATCGATGCGGCCGAACCGGATCGCATGTTGCAGATCGAGCAGGTGATGCTGGTATTGGGCGAGATTGGCGCCCAGGACTTGCCGATCCTCGAGGTCTATAACAAACTCGATTTGCTTGAAGGCGTTGAGCCACAGATCCAGCGCGATGAGAACGGCAAGCCCCAGCGGGTATGGCTGTCGGCGCGCGACGGCAGTGGCCTGGAGCTGCTTGAACAAGCCATTGCCGAATTGCTCGGCAGCGATTTGTTCGTCGGCACCTTGCGCTTGCCCCAGCGTTTTGCTCGACTGCGTGCACAGTTTTTCGAGTTGGGCGCAGTACAGAAAGAAGAATACGACGAAGAAGGTGTCAGCTTGCTGGCTGTTCGATTGCCGCGCACGGAGCTTAATCGGCTGGTCAGTCGTGAAGGCGTAGTACCGACAGAGTTCATCGAACAACACACTTTGCAATAAAAGCCTCCGAAAGCGGTTGTGCCGCAGTAGCAGGCATTCTGTAGCATTGGTCGGCGCGCCGTGGGTGCGCCTTTGCTTTATCAGATGGAGAGCGCTATGGCTTGGAATGAGCCGGGTGGCAACTCGAATAATCAGGATCCTTGGGGTGGTAAACGCCGCAATAATGGCGACCGCAAGGGGCCACCAGATCTCGACGAGGCCTTCCGAAAGCTGCAGGAAAGCCTGAATGGGTTGTTCGGTGGTGGAAAAAAACGTGGTGGTGACGACAGTGGTCGCACAAGCAAGGGCGGCGGCTACGGCCTGCTGGGCCTGGGCC
Proteins encoded in this region:
- the hflX gene encoding ribosome rescue GTPase HflX; protein product: MFFERHGGGERVILVHLDGQDPEAREDPQEFQELANSAGAETVAFFNVPRHRPTAKFLIGSGKVEELRDLVHAEEADLVIFNHVLTPSQERNLERVFECRVIDRTGLILDIFAQRARTHEGKLQVELAQLDHMSTRLVRGWTHLERQGGGIGMRGPGETQLETDRRLLRVRLRQIKGRLEKVRSQREQSRRGRSRADIPTVSLVGYTNAGKSTLFNNVTKSDVYAADQLFATLDPTLRRLDLDDLGPIVLADTVGFIRHLPHKLVEAFRSTLEESSNSDLLLHVIDAAEPDRMLQIEQVMLVLGEIGAQDLPILEVYNKLDLLEGVEPQIQRDENGKPQRVWLSARDGSGLELLEQAIAELLGSDLFVGTLRLPQRFARLRAQFFELGAVQKEEYDEEGVSLLAVRLPRTELNRLVSREGVVPTEFIEQHTLQ